TTCAAAAAGACGATCTCGCAGCCAAACAAAATCACTATAACGTCGAATGACAATCTTCTCAGGCCCTTGGTACTCTGGGAAGTTTGTCTGCTAAAACAAAAGAATCCCATCATTCAAAAAGTGTAACACAAACATGCAGATGTGAAAGCTCAATAATAGAATTAAGTGTATATGATAACAAAAAATTGGCCCAAATAATACTTCAAGGATATAAAGTATATGATGATAAATTGATAAGAATTTACAGAATGCATGCAAAAATTCCCAAGCTTGTTAATCACTGTCTAGCTGCAACAAAAAGCACAGCTTATTTGAGTGCAAATAATAATAAGAGGCAATCATATGCTGTACAGCAAACACTGACCCAAAATCACTCTTTCAGCATAGTAAACCAACAATAGAGACAAGCATTTGGCCAAACCATAAATCGAAAGCTATTGTCCACATTCTTGTTACCTTCTTTCATCATAATTAGAAAAGAACTCTAGGTAAAGCTATAACTTATAGAGCTTTCTTCAACTTGCACTGCCTCTTATATGATCAAGTAAATACAAATTctcattctttctttctttccatgcTAAATCTCTTCCTTTCCTGGTTTACTTATTTTCAAAACCTGTGCCACATCAACCGAAAACTAATGTTTGAAATTCATCTAACTAAGTCACTAACTGATTCCCCtgtgtaaaaaataaaaataaaaacgaagAACACCAAATTCTCTCAACAAGACCCaatttaaaaaaggcaataatAGCACAAAGAGAGAAACTTCATAAGCTAACAATCAGCCAAGTATCTATGGTCAACTAAGCAATCAAAGAGAACCAAATCGAGCCACAAACCCGAACCCAAATCCAATAAAATCTACAATTAGAATGCAGTGACGAGAATCAAGTGAAATTACCTTGGTGATTACTCGGTAGGAGATGTAGGCCTGCACGCCATTGCCCAATTTGACAGGATCAGTAACCGAGACTGACAGGAACGGCTGCGATGCCGCCGGCGATCTAGGGCTCTGCGACGACCCCGATATACTTCTCTGCTGCTCCATTCAACCCCAATTGCGATTCAGATCAgcacaaaaattcaaaatcgcAAACAAATTCATAAAATCAAGGCCGAACTGGGGAAGAGAGCAGTGGCAAATTCGTAATTACCGTGGCAAGCATGGCGGCTCTGAGGAGGTGTGTTCAATCGAGAAGATGAGATGAGACGGACAaattcaattggaattggtcaaAACAGAGGGCGCCGGGTAGAGAAAACTACAGGAAGTGAACAGGTGTGGTGTGCTAAAATGCGCCGGGTGTGGTGGGGACACTGCTCCGGTGAATCAAACCAGGACGAATGAGTTGATCCAGAAAAACGTCTGCTGCAGCTGTTTCTTCGTACGCAATTGAGTCACAAGTCACAACAAAGTCTGACCAAAAAAGGAGTAGAAACAAAGTAATGTTGAATATtagttagaaatttttttttttttttttttctggtacaAGAATATTAGTTAGAATTTCATTTAAGGGaaaaatttaataataaatgAGGTCATTTTGAAGTGCCTTAAGATAATCTAGGTAACACAAATTATAGACCTCGGCCATCTTAGATTAAATGACTTTCTAGTTACTCCGCTGAGTTAAATGACTTTCTAgttactttagctaaaatttaactcaaaatagttagcattgctaaagatgctctaaaatgagttaaatttaaaatttgtttAAAAATCTACTCGTAAATTACATGATTTCTTGAATCTCCCCCgcccctccccccccccaaaaaaaaaaattacatattagGGATATGAGTAGTTGCTCTCTTTAGCATTTTCATTCACAATACAACACCATTGCTTCACATAATTGGTGTTAATTATGTCATTTTAAGATTAATTAGTATTTGACATAAATTGCAAAATAACACTCTGCATACTATATGCCGATGCTATACTCGTTTGATAAGTTAGAGCAAATGTTGGGTCAGACTATGATCCATAAAAGCATAATATGTGTCCTCATTTTCGGTAATTTGAGTCCAAAACAGATAaagttttaaaataaaatatttttcataATTATCTGCGCGACTTCTTTTGATTCACTCATCGAAACAATTCGTACCCAAGTATTGTGTCGATAGCCATTAGTTAACTTGAAAAACCTATACATCCCAAATGAATATGTGATAGTTATAGCCTTCTAGCCCATACAACCATCCTAATTCCATGTCATTCCGACTCGTTTCCCCCAATAAGACAAATCCCGTTCATATCCAACTCTCCTTAAAACCTCATTAGGCCAAAAGTCCATCCCTAAACAGAGAGAGGAGGACTCACAGAGTCACAAGTAAAGATAGGATTTGGACTCCGACTTGACTTTGCTTGCTCATGCCACCCCCTCTGCGGGTCCCCAAAAAAGCCCAAAAAGCGTTCCCTTCCCCCGAAAACAAGGTCCCCCACACGTGGGCCCCTCTCCCCTCAACAATTTTCAGGTGCCCCCACTCTCCCCGCCCCTCtacttctcttctttttctaattCCTTCCCCAACATCACACTCACCGCGTCTGTCCGCCACATCaaaactcctctctctctctctctctctctctctctctcttttcaatGGACTCCACCAGCTTATGCGACCGCCGATCGCCGTCGTCGGACCGCTTCCTCGGCCTCTTCTCCTTGTCGCTGCCCTCCTCGGCCGCCGGCGAGGAGCTCAACGAGGCGGAGGTCTTCTGGACGACCACCGACGACTTCGCCGAGCCAGAGGAGACCACGAACAACCACCGCCTGACCTTCACCCGCCCCCAAAAATCCGGAATTCTGGCGGTCCTGCCCGAGCCCGATCCCCCGGCCCAAGTCCTCTACCGCAAGCCCTCACTCTCCAACCCCTCCAACTCCAAGCCAATCCCTTCGATTCCAAGGCCGTCTCTGCAGAGTCAAACCTCCTCCGACGCCGGCCAGACCCAGTCGGTGCCTTCCACCAGAAGGTTCCAGCAGCACTCGGCGCCGATGAAGGTGCCGGTGCTGTCCAAGGCGATGATGATGGAGCGGCGCAGGAACCTCGGCGACCTTGCTGACGTGGTGGATGACGACGACGGCGGAGATGAGGAGATGCTGCCGCCGCATGAGCTGGTGGCGAGGGGGTCGGAGGTGTCGGCGAGGACCACGTTTTCGGTGCTGGAAGGCGTGGGGAGGACTCTCAAAGGTAGGGATTTGCGTCAGGTCAGGAATGCAATTTGGCGCAAGACTGGCTTTCTCGATTAGTCTGGCTTTTTGCAGACGAAGAATAATAAGAAGAAtctaaggtttttttttcttttttgggtatAACCGTACCAAATggggaggttttttttttttgtctgcttTCTTTAAATCTGGGTTAATCAAAAATTGGGGGTTTTTGGATATACCCAATTCTCTGTTTTGAATTTCTGAACAATGGGTAATCGGCTATGTACTATGTTTTGGTGATGGCAAGTTTAATATAATCTAGGCCATTATTATGTTAATTTCTGTAGTTGATACATGCTCATTGTGCAGAACTATAGTTCATCTGCCTGTTTGTTTAGCAAGTTATAGATCTGAGCTTGAGATTTATTACCGTTGAAGCTGTGGTTCATGTAACTCTTTAACTGGGGCTGGTAGAGTGTTGTTTTGTGGAAAATCTACTTGAAATTTGATAGTCAATACTCATTTCATTATACTGGAAACATGGTGGAAAGAAACTCCGCTGAGGAAATAAAGAAAACAGATTTTATTGGCAAAGCTTACAATATCAAAGCTACAATAAAAGAGTATTAGCACATTGTACTGATTGTACATCAGCACTAGTTCAGTAAACTCTGTCATCAGCAAAAGACCAGTCTGCATGGGAGAATGGCCACCTCAGGTGGTTCTTAACTTGTCTGCAATCCTATAACAATTCGCTGCTCTGAAGTTGTATGCAATTTACTGCCAGCATATGCAAAATACCTGAACTTTGAGAATCCTCTCGCTTTGGATAATTCAAAGTCGGATTACTCGGCATTGAGCCAAACACTTGATATAACCTGCTTACCCG
Above is a genomic segment from Rosa chinensis cultivar Old Blush chromosome 3, RchiOBHm-V2, whole genome shotgun sequence containing:
- the LOC112193270 gene encoding uncharacterized protein LOC112193270, whose protein sequence is MDSTSLCDRRSPSSDRFLGLFSLSLPSSAAGEELNEAEVFWTTTDDFAEPEETTNNHRLTFTRPQKSGILAVLPEPDPPAQVLYRKPSLSNPSNSKPIPSIPRPSLQSQTSSDAGQTQSVPSTRRFQQHSAPMKVPVLSKAMMMERRRNLGDLADVVDDDDGGDEEMLPPHELVARGSEVSARTTFSVLEGVGRTLKGRDLRQVRNAIWRKTGFLD